The Chloroflexota bacterium genome has a window encoding:
- a CDS encoding MBL fold metallo-hydrolase, which translates to MLKLIFLGTKGEIEESNEKHRYNSSLLLVSEGDRLLVDYGMLHQYNLEELAPGALLITHAHPDHYVWLEQDIQADIPVYLTEETLAYGKFKPSNINVIEPGEYITEGSFQFLAYRVLHSIRCPAVGYKVKTQNKTLVYNPDLVDIVNKAEVLADVDYYIGDGSSIKSNLVRRRGDILFGHTQMTTQINWCKKYGIDHILFTHLGRETTAAEDEFGRDHPEAIFAYDGMEVII; encoded by the coding sequence GTGCTTAAGCTGATTTTTCTCGGTACCAAGGGCGAAATTGAGGAATCGAATGAGAAACACCGGTATAACTCCTCATTGTTGCTCGTTTCGGAAGGCGATAGATTGCTTGTTGATTACGGAATGCTTCACCAGTATAATCTGGAAGAGCTTGCGCCGGGTGCCCTGCTCATTACGCACGCTCACCCGGACCACTATGTATGGCTGGAACAGGATATACAGGCCGATATCCCTGTTTATCTGACGGAAGAGACGCTCGCCTATGGCAAATTCAAGCCGTCAAACATCAATGTTATTGAACCGGGGGAATATATAACGGAGGGGAGTTTTCAATTTCTTGCCTACCGCGTGCTTCATTCCATAAGATGCCCGGCAGTCGGATACAAGGTGAAAACGCAGAATAAGACGCTGGTCTATAATCCTGACCTGGTGGATATCGTAAACAAGGCAGAGGTGCTGGCTGATGTTGATTACTATATTGGAGATGGTTCCTCGATAAAGTCCAATCTGGTGAGAAGGAGAGGCGATATCCTTTTCGGACACACCCAGATGACAACGCAGATAAACTGGTGCAAGAAGTATGGCATCGACCATATCCTCTTCACCCACCTCGGCAGGGAGACCACCGCCGCTGAAGATGAATTCGGTCGCGACCATCCGGAAGCGATTTTTGCTTATGACGGCATGGAGGTTATAATTTAG
- the tal gene encoding transaldolase encodes MEKLKEVQRLGQSIWLDFIQRGLITSGQLKQLVDDGISGMTSNPTIFHKAVTQGQDYDEAIKSILKSTPDAGIMDIYDRLTVEDIQMATDVFRPVYDASDGVNGLVSLEPAPKLAYDTEGTLAEVRRLWQLVDRPNLMIKVPSTPPAIPAIEQLIAEGININITLMFSMAHYEAVSRAYLQGIARCSNPGQITSVASFFVSRVDTYVDRELEKIGTGEALSLRGKAAVANSKLVYHRFKELFSGKEFARQKQRGARVQRVLWGSTSAKNPDYSDVKYVDELMGPDTINTLPMETIDLFLDHGEVRDTLNEGVADAEQVLNDLKKVGIDLDAITEQLQVDGVKAFSDSFDQLLRALEEKCRQFG; translated from the coding sequence ATGGAAAAGCTGAAAGAAGTCCAGAGACTGGGCCAGTCCATATGGCTCGATTTCATTCAGCGGGGGCTGATTACCAGCGGTCAGCTGAAGCAACTGGTGGATGACGGCATAAGCGGTATGACCAGCAATCCTACCATTTTCCACAAGGCGGTTACCCAGGGGCAGGACTACGATGAAGCGATAAAGTCCATCCTGAAGTCCACCCCTGACGCCGGCATTATGGATATCTATGACCGCCTTACGGTAGAGGATATCCAGATGGCGACCGATGTGTTTCGCCCTGTTTATGATGCCAGCGACGGCGTTAACGGGCTGGTCAGCCTTGAGCCAGCACCCAAACTGGCCTATGACACGGAGGGGACACTTGCTGAAGTACGTCGTCTGTGGCAGCTGGTCGACCGGCCCAACCTGATGATAAAAGTGCCTTCCACCCCACCCGCTATCCCGGCCATTGAACAGCTCATTGCCGAAGGCATCAATATCAATATCACCCTTATGTTCTCCATGGCGCACTATGAAGCGGTCTCCCGGGCGTACCTTCAGGGAATCGCCCGCTGTTCCAACCCGGGGCAGATAACTTCGGTGGCCTCTTTCTTCGTCAGCCGCGTGGACACATACGTTGACCGTGAACTGGAAAAGATAGGCACCGGAGAGGCGCTATCACTGCGTGGCAAAGCCGCGGTGGCCAACTCCAAACTGGTCTACCATCGCTTCAAGGAACTCTTCTCAGGAAAGGAATTTGCCAGGCAGAAGCAACGTGGTGCCCGCGTTCAGAGGGTGCTCTGGGGAAGCACCAGCGCCAAAAACCCCGACTACTCCGATGTGAAATACGTCGATGAACTGATGGGACCGGACACGATTAACACTCTGCCGATGGAAACCATTGATTTGTTCCTTGACCACGGCGAAGTCAGAGACACATTGAATGAAGGTGTAGCCGACGCGGAGCAGGTTTTAAATGACCTGAAGAAGGTCGGCATTGACCTGGATGCGATTACCGAGCAACTGCAGGTGGATGGCGTGAAGGCATTCAGCGACTCTTTTGACCAGTTGCTTCGTGCCCTGGAAGAGAAATGCCGTCAATTCGGGTAG
- a CDS encoding glycosyltransferase: protein MTEFHIARPKFHITSLDDYEPLVGKETVERIREKARPLHGLHIANVNSTYYGGGVSQLLSSLTLLMDSVGIETGWRVIVGSPDFFSITKKMHNALQGGSINLTDRKMELYEATIYENSIRNHLYHDIVIVHDPQPLPIINYYRRRGPWIWRCHIDLSHPNQELWDYLSPFVEKYDAVILSSEDYAQKLSTPQLFFMPAIDPFSITNREMNPEDTEERLRHYGIPTDLPLIVQISRFDRWKDPEGVIKAFRLARKEVPCTLVLLGNVATDDPEGETVYNSLLDQREERIIILSRQDGALVNALQRRAAVVLQKSIREGFGLTVSEAMWKGTPVIGGNVGGIRYQIEDGVSGFLVDTIEEAADRIVRLLKDRSLRDHMGKQARETVREQFLLTRYLEQYIDLFNSFEPSFRLVGKLKNR, encoded by the coding sequence ATGACCGAATTTCACATTGCCAGGCCAAAATTTCATATTACCAGTCTTGACGACTATGAACCGCTTGTGGGAAAGGAGACAGTCGAACGCATTCGGGAAAAAGCCAGGCCTCTCCACGGGCTGCATATCGCCAATGTTAATTCAACCTACTACGGTGGCGGCGTATCCCAGCTGCTCTCATCACTGACGCTTCTGATGGACAGCGTCGGCATCGAGACGGGCTGGCGGGTTATCGTAGGCTCACCGGACTTCTTCAGCATCACCAAAAAGATGCACAACGCCCTGCAGGGTGGGTCCATAAATCTCACCGACCGTAAAATGGAGTTGTATGAAGCCACTATCTACGAGAACTCAATTCGCAACCACCTGTATCACGACATAGTCATTGTCCACGACCCCCAACCCCTCCCCATTATCAACTACTACCGGCGTAGAGGACCCTGGATATGGCGCTGCCATATCGACCTCTCCCACCCCAACCAAGAGCTATGGGATTACCTGTCACCGTTCGTGGAAAAATATGACGCCGTCATTCTCAGCTCCGAAGATTACGCTCAGAAACTGTCGACACCGCAGCTTTTCTTCATGCCGGCCATCGACCCCTTTTCCATTACCAATCGTGAAATGAATCCAGAAGATACCGAAGAGCGACTGCGCCACTACGGTATTCCCACCGACCTGCCTCTTATAGTCCAGATATCACGTTTCGACCGCTGGAAAGACCCGGAAGGCGTCATCAAGGCTTTTCGTCTGGCCCGAAAGGAAGTGCCCTGTACCCTGGTATTGCTGGGCAATGTGGCCACCGACGACCCCGAAGGTGAAACGGTATACAATTCATTGCTTGACCAGCGCGAGGAACGCATTATTATTCTCAGCCGACAGGACGGTGCGCTGGTCAATGCCCTGCAACGCCGGGCAGCGGTGGTTCTGCAGAAATCAATTCGCGAGGGGTTCGGTCTCACCGTTTCCGAGGCGATGTGGAAAGGGACGCCGGTGATTGGCGGGAACGTGGGCGGCATTCGCTACCAGATTGAGGACGGCGTGAGCGGCTTCCTGGTCGATACCATCGAGGAAGCCGCCGACAGAATCGTCCGGCTGTTGAAAGACAGGAGTCTGCGCGACCATATGGGAAAACAGGCCAGAGAAACGGTGAGAGAGCAATTTCTCCTCACCCGCTACCTCGAGCAATACATTGACCTGTTCAATTCCTTTGAGCCGTCGTTTCGGCTGGTCGGTAAATTGAAAAACAGGTAG
- a CDS encoding mandelate racemase/muconate lactonizing enzyme family protein, which produces MKITKVTPIFCDAAWRAFTFVKVETDEGLVGYGECTDNSSAFGVAGCVRDLEPRLIGKDPRAVERLYREMSHRFQHNPGGIAQKAIAGIEIALWDIKAKALNVPLYELFGGPVNDKIRIYWSHCGTYRVRNPELYPDKPALKTYDDIAALGEEVAANGYTALKTNILTPGEPPRMLWSLEQNIDTGILKTIDRLMSTFRKAVGDDIDLCLDLNFNFKTEGFIQVARVVEPYNLMWLEMDIYDPEALLQVKESTRVPICSGESIYNMKGYLPYLEKHAMDVCMIDLPWNGYIESRRVAALADMYEMVTAPHNYYSHLSTFMNAHFCASIPNFKIMETDVDSVPWRDDITTELPDIREGYIYLPKKPGIGVELNEKEIARHPWPK; this is translated from the coding sequence ATGAAGATCACCAAGGTAACACCCATTTTCTGCGACGCGGCGTGGCGGGCTTTTACCTTCGTCAAGGTGGAAACTGACGAGGGTCTGGTTGGCTATGGTGAATGCACCGACAACAGCAGCGCGTTTGGCGTCGCTGGCTGTGTCAGGGACCTGGAACCGCGCCTTATCGGCAAAGACCCACGAGCCGTGGAGAGGCTCTACCGCGAGATGAGCCATCGCTTCCAGCATAACCCCGGGGGCATCGCCCAGAAAGCCATCGCCGGCATAGAAATCGCCCTCTGGGACATAAAGGCCAAGGCACTCAACGTTCCGCTCTATGAACTGTTTGGCGGGCCTGTTAACGATAAGATACGTATATACTGGTCTCATTGCGGCACCTACCGTGTCCGCAACCCCGAACTGTACCCGGACAAGCCAGCCCTGAAAACGTATGACGATATCGCCGCTCTGGGTGAAGAGGTAGCAGCCAATGGTTATACGGCGCTTAAAACCAATATTCTCACGCCCGGGGAGCCACCCCGTATGCTTTGGTCTTTGGAGCAGAATATAGATACTGGCATACTGAAAACCATTGACCGACTGATGAGCACCTTCCGCAAGGCGGTGGGCGATGATATTGACCTCTGCCTCGACCTGAATTTCAATTTCAAGACGGAGGGCTTCATTCAGGTCGCCAGGGTTGTTGAGCCGTATAACCTGATGTGGCTGGAAATGGATATCTACGACCCGGAGGCGCTCCTCCAGGTCAAGGAATCAACCAGAGTGCCCATCTGCTCCGGGGAAAGTATATACAACATGAAAGGCTACCTCCCCTATCTGGAAAAGCACGCCATGGACGTCTGCATGATAGACCTGCCCTGGAACGGATACATAGAATCGCGCCGCGTGGCTGCCCTGGCCGACATGTATGAGATGGTGACGGCGCCCCACAACTACTACAGCCACCTTTCAACCTTCATGAACGCTCATTTCTGTGCCTCCATACCCAACTTCAAGATTATGGAGACGGATGTCGACAGCGTGCCCTGGCGTGATGACATCACCACCGAGCTGCCGGATATAAGAGAGGGTTACATCTACCTGCCCAAAAAGCCGGGGATTGGGGTGGAACTCAACGAGAAGGAAATCGCCAGGCACCCGTGGCCTAAGTAA
- a CDS encoding Lrp/AsnC family transcriptional regulator, translating to MTAGISRAILFSAMDDLDLRLIAELTKDARQSSAELSRKLNVSETTIRRRIQHLEEQGIITFTAIVNPSKLGYNIIAIIALEVELGQIDKISESLANCPNVRYVSLCTGNHDLFIGAWFHSSSELTQFVKDYLAGVPGIRKSETFLILDVKKDEVGWLRSLEQSGSSK from the coding sequence TTGACAGCGGGGATATCTCGTGCCATACTATTTTCTGCCATGGATGACCTGGACCTTCGTTTGATTGCGGAACTGACCAAGGATGCCCGGCAGAGCAGCGCGGAGCTATCCCGCAAACTGAACGTAAGCGAAACGACGATCCGGCGGCGGATTCAGCACCTCGAGGAACAGGGCATCATCACCTTCACCGCAATCGTGAATCCGTCAAAACTGGGCTACAATATCATCGCCATCATTGCCCTTGAGGTGGAACTGGGTCAAATCGATAAGATTTCCGAGTCACTGGCCAATTGCCCGAATGTTCGCTACGTATCTCTCTGCACCGGCAACCACGATCTGTTTATCGGTGCGTGGTTTCACTCCTCCAGCGAGCTGACCCAATTCGTCAAGGACTACCTGGCCGGCGTGCCGGGAATCAGGAAAAGCGAGACCTTCCTAATTCTGGACGTAAAAAAGGACGAGGTGGGCTGGCTGAGGAGCCTGGAGCAGTCAGGCAGCTCTAAGTAA
- a CDS encoding ferredoxin family protein yields the protein MVTSTQLKSSYVVIDTERCKGCQLCIAFCPKGVLKPASRINRMGYTPAEVNEETAHECTGCGICALMCPDVAITVHRLNKV from the coding sequence ATGGTCACCTCTACTCAACTCAAGTCAAGCTATGTCGTCATTGATACGGAAAGGTGTAAAGGCTGCCAACTCTGCATTGCCTTCTGCCCCAAGGGAGTTTTAAAGCCCGCATCCCGCATCAACCGCATGGGTTATACGCCGGCCGAGGTCAACGAAGAGACCGCTCACGAATGCACCGGCTGCGGCATCTGCGCCCTGATGTGCCCGGACGTCGCCATTACCGTACATCGCCTCAATAAGGTGTGA
- the vorB gene encoding 3-methyl-2-oxobutanoate dehydrogenase subunit VorB translates to MSEKTLMAGNIAIAEGAILAGCQAYFGYPITPQNELLEHMSKRMPEEGRIFLQTESELAAINMVYGAAASGCRAMTSTSSPGFSLQQEGISYMAGAEIPAVVVNVMRGGPGLGTIGGAQGDYFQATKGGGHGDYHVITLAPASVQEMMDLTMLAFELADKYRNPVVMLPDGFLGQAIEPVTMREPVTEVPEKPWAITGAVGRPKNIINSFAMDPVNYRPRVELLRHKFERIRQGEVRYEGIHLDDAELVIVAYGSAFRSAMTAMKMAREEGLKVGIFRPITLFPFPVKPLSDLSQNGNRFLVAELSLGQLIEDVRLSVSADSQVALANQFGGVPISPDEILEAVERIMK, encoded by the coding sequence ATGTCTGAAAAGACTCTGATGGCAGGTAATATCGCCATTGCTGAAGGTGCCATTTTAGCCGGCTGCCAGGCTTATTTCGGCTACCCGATTACCCCCCAGAACGAGCTCCTCGAGCACATGTCAAAACGGATGCCTGAGGAGGGAAGGATTTTCCTGCAGACGGAAAGCGAGCTGGCCGCTATTAACATGGTATATGGCGCTGCGGCGTCCGGCTGTCGCGCCATGACTTCCACCTCCAGCCCCGGATTCAGCCTGCAGCAGGAAGGTATCTCCTACATGGCCGGCGCCGAAATCCCGGCGGTAGTGGTGAACGTGATGCGCGGTGGTCCCGGTTTGGGCACCATCGGCGGGGCACAGGGCGACTATTTTCAGGCCACCAAAGGTGGAGGCCACGGCGATTACCACGTGATTACTCTGGCACCGGCCTCGGTACAGGAGATGATGGACCTCACCATGCTCGCTTTTGAACTCGCCGATAAATACCGCAATCCGGTGGTTATGCTGCCGGACGGCTTCCTCGGCCAGGCCATCGAGCCGGTAACTATGCGCGAACCGGTCACGGAGGTGCCCGAGAAACCCTGGGCCATCACCGGCGCGGTTGGTCGGCCCAAGAACATAATCAATTCCTTTGCCATGGACCCGGTTAATTACCGCCCCCGGGTCGAGCTTTTACGCCATAAGTTCGAGAGAATAAGACAGGGCGAAGTCCGCTACGAAGGTATCCACCTCGACGATGCGGAACTGGTCATCGTCGCCTACGGCAGTGCTTTTCGTTCGGCAATGACGGCCATGAAAATGGCCCGCGAGGAAGGATTAAAAGTCGGCATATTCCGCCCCATCACCCTTTTCCCCTTCCCCGTTAAACCCCTGTCCGATTTATCACAGAATGGCAATCGTTTCCTGGTGGCGGAGCTGAGCCTCGGCCAGCTCATCGAAGATGTCAGGCTTTCGGTTAGTGCGGATTCCCAGGTGGCACTGGCCAATCAGTTCGGCGGCGTGCCCATCTCCCCCGACGAGATACTGGAAGCCGTTGAAAGAATCATGAAGTAA
- a CDS encoding 2-oxoglutarate oxidoreductase, which translates to MARLDDKELETIRYQRPESMEEHPFHFCPGCGHGIVFRLVAEVIDELKIRERAICVASIGCSVNSYEFFKFDGLESAHGRAPAVATAIKRCHPHLIPFTYQGDGDLAAIGTAEIVHACARGENITTIFVNNAIYGMTGGQMAPTTLLGMYSTSTPDGRKSPLAGYPIRVCEMLSTLEGTAYIARVAVHSPAAVRKAKQAIKLAFRTQLAGLGMSLVEVLSPCPTNWRVEPVKAMDWLAENMLPHYPLGEYKVIEAVAALKKEVGHA; encoded by the coding sequence ATGGCCCGGTTAGACGATAAAGAATTAGAGACAATACGATATCAGCGGCCGGAATCAATGGAGGAACATCCCTTCCATTTCTGCCCCGGCTGCGGTCACGGTATTGTTTTCCGTCTTGTCGCCGAGGTAATTGATGAGCTGAAAATCAGAGAAAGGGCGATATGCGTGGCCTCAATCGGCTGCTCGGTCAACTCTTACGAATTTTTCAAATTCGACGGCCTTGAGTCGGCCCACGGGCGTGCTCCCGCCGTGGCCACCGCCATCAAACGATGCCATCCCCACCTCATCCCCTTCACCTACCAGGGCGACGGCGACCTGGCCGCAATCGGCACCGCCGAAATCGTACACGCCTGCGCCCGCGGTGAAAACATCACCACTATCTTCGTCAATAACGCTATCTACGGCATGACCGGAGGCCAGATGGCCCCCACCACGCTCCTCGGTATGTACTCGACCTCAACACCAGACGGGCGAAAATCACCCCTTGCCGGCTACCCCATCCGCGTCTGTGAGATGCTGTCGACACTGGAAGGCACGGCATATATAGCCCGCGTTGCCGTGCACAGTCCGGCTGCGGTCAGAAAAGCCAAGCAGGCGATAAAGCTCGCTTTCCGTACTCAGCTTGCCGGCTTGGGAATGTCACTGGTCGAGGTGCTGTCTCCCTGCCCGACCAACTGGCGGGTGGAGCCCGTTAAGGCCATGGACTGGCTTGCGGAAAACATGCTTCCCCACTACCCGCTTGGAGAATATAAGGTGATTGAAGCCGTTGCGGCATTGAAAAAAGAGGTCGGCCATGCATGA
- a CDS encoding 2-oxoacid:acceptor oxidoreductase family protein has translation MHEEISIGGFGGQGVLFIGRLLTEAAFREAREVVYMPAYGAEKRGGTVWCNVTISDERIGALFISRPTVAVAMSSASLARFEQTTKSGGLLVVNQTLVPETVGRNDIAVVYVPANDLAAEAGDSGIGNLVVLGALLAYRPVVSLNSIHKIMEETLAKKQKLLNMNRKALESGYSWTQTEYAGQIPGLKSGGLPCSMRRH, from the coding sequence ATGCATGAGGAAATTTCCATAGGCGGTTTTGGTGGACAGGGGGTGCTGTTCATCGGGCGGCTGCTCACCGAGGCCGCTTTCAGAGAAGCGCGCGAAGTGGTATACATGCCCGCGTACGGGGCTGAGAAAAGGGGAGGCACCGTCTGGTGCAACGTTACCATCTCAGATGAACGCATCGGCGCTCTGTTTATTTCCCGGCCCACCGTCGCCGTGGCCATGAGTTCGGCTTCCCTGGCCAGGTTCGAACAGACCACCAAGTCGGGCGGACTGCTCGTGGTTAACCAGACACTGGTACCGGAAACAGTTGGGCGGAACGATATCGCTGTAGTCTACGTTCCAGCAAACGACCTGGCGGCAGAGGCCGGGGACAGCGGCATTGGCAATCTGGTGGTCCTCGGCGCGCTGCTTGCTTATCGTCCGGTCGTCTCTCTGAATAGCATTCACAAGATTATGGAGGAGACGCTTGCCAAGAAACAGAAGTTATTGAATATGAATCGGAAAGCACTGGAGAGCGGCTACAGCTGGACACAGACGGAATACGCGGGCCAGATACCGGGCCTGAAGAGCGGTGGATTACCATGTTCGATGAGAAGACACTGA
- a CDS encoding methylmalonyl-CoA mutase family protein, whose product MFDEKTLTDARQGMKKWEAEVIKSAPDLAAKKRLSTISDLLVNPIYTPEDIRNLGFERDIGYPGFFPFTRGCQATGYRGRVWTFRMFSGLGNAEDTNRRWHQLLKEGETGLSTAFDFPTLMGYDSDSPKARAEVGKCGVAIDTLTDFEILTRDIPLGEVTTSMTINPPASALWAMYLVAAEKQGVSWDRVGGTIQNDMLKEFIAQKTFMCPPEPSIRLISDTIEFGTKYVPRWNTISISGYHIREAGATAVQELAFTLADGIAYVQDVIERKKLDVDAFAPRLSFFFDSHMDFFEEIAKFRAARRMWAQIMKDRFKAKNSRSWWLRFHTQTAGCSLTHQQPHNNIIRTTTEALAAVLGGTQSLHTNSFDEEYALPTEFAATIALRTQQILAEETGVVNTIDPLAGSYYMEALTRQIEDEAWKYIKRIDDMGGMLAAIDRGFPQREIANAAYRFKQQVDAQEKLIVGVNKYLAEEETPIEILKIDEKVEAEQVKRLKKIKRSRDSRAVAQTLNDLRASCRSDKNVMPCVIEAVRAYATEQEICDVYREVFGEYHDPGFF is encoded by the coding sequence ATGTTCGATGAGAAGACACTGACCGATGCCCGCCAGGGGATGAAAAAATGGGAGGCTGAGGTTATTAAATCAGCCCCTGACCTGGCGGCAAAAAAACGGCTCTCCACCATTTCCGACCTGCTGGTAAACCCGATATACACTCCGGAAGATATTCGTAACCTGGGCTTCGAGCGTGATATCGGCTATCCCGGATTTTTTCCGTTCACCCGCGGCTGTCAGGCCACCGGCTACCGTGGTCGGGTCTGGACATTCCGCATGTTCTCCGGACTGGGCAACGCCGAGGATACTAACCGGAGATGGCACCAGCTCCTAAAAGAGGGCGAGACCGGCCTGAGCACCGCCTTCGATTTCCCCACCCTGATGGGCTACGATTCCGATTCTCCAAAGGCCAGAGCCGAGGTCGGCAAGTGCGGGGTGGCCATCGATACCCTGACCGATTTTGAAATTCTAACCAGGGATATCCCGTTGGGTGAAGTGACCACCTCCATGACCATCAACCCGCCCGCCAGTGCGCTCTGGGCAATGTACCTGGTAGCCGCCGAGAAGCAGGGGGTGAGCTGGGACAGGGTGGGCGGTACCATTCAAAACGACATGCTCAAAGAGTTCATCGCCCAGAAAACTTTTATGTGTCCGCCGGAACCGTCGATAAGGCTTATCAGCGACACCATCGAGTTCGGCACCAAATATGTGCCCCGCTGGAACACCATCAGCATCAGCGGCTACCATATCCGCGAGGCCGGTGCCACCGCCGTGCAGGAATTAGCCTTTACTCTGGCGGATGGGATTGCCTATGTTCAGGATGTCATCGAGCGTAAGAAACTTGACGTTGACGCTTTTGCGCCGAGGTTGTCTTTCTTTTTCGACTCTCACATGGACTTTTTTGAGGAAATCGCCAAGTTCCGGGCGGCGCGGCGGATGTGGGCCCAAATCATGAAGGACAGGTTCAAGGCCAAAAACTCCCGATCCTGGTGGCTGAGGTTCCACACCCAGACGGCCGGCTGCTCGCTGACGCACCAGCAACCACATAATAACATCATCCGCACCACCACCGAGGCGCTGGCGGCTGTCCTGGGCGGAACGCAGTCGCTGCATACCAATTCCTTCGACGAAGAATATGCCCTGCCCACGGAATTCGCCGCCACCATTGCCCTCCGCACCCAGCAGATACTGGCCGAGGAGACCGGCGTGGTCAATACCATCGACCCTCTGGCCGGTTCCTATTATATGGAGGCACTGACCCGCCAGATAGAAGATGAAGCCTGGAAATACATCAAACGAATCGATGATATGGGCGGTATGCTGGCGGCAATTGACCGTGGATTTCCACAGCGGGAGATTGCCAATGCCGCCTACAGGTTTAAACAGCAGGTGGATGCTCAGGAAAAGCTAATCGTGGGCGTTAATAAATACCTGGCCGAAGAGGAAACCCCGATTGAGATACTGAAGATTGACGAAAAGGTTGAAGCAGAACAGGTCAAAAGGCTGAAGAAAATAAAGAGAAGCCGGGACAGCCGGGCGGTGGCGCAAACCCTCAATGACCTCCGTGCCTCCTGCCGGAGCGATAAAAACGTCATGCCCTGTGTTATCGAAGCGGTCAGGGCTTATGCCACCGAGCAGGAAATCTGTGATGTCTACCGCGAGGTCTTCGGTGAGTACCACGATCCCGGTTTCTTCTAA
- a CDS encoding cobalamin B12-binding domain-containing protein produces MERKLRVLVAKPGLDGHDRGARIIARGFRDAGFEVIYTGVHQTPEQIASAAIQEDVDLVGLSCLSGAHLYLFSEVVRQLKASGAGDITVIGGGIIPEEDIPRLKEAGIRRVFLPGTPIAEIVDWTRKNIRPESRSHTSS; encoded by the coding sequence ATGGAAAGAAAATTACGGGTGCTGGTTGCCAAGCCCGGCCTTGATGGCCATGACCGCGGCGCCAGGATTATCGCCCGCGGCTTCCGTGACGCGGGATTTGAAGTCATCTACACCGGCGTGCACCAGACCCCGGAGCAGATTGCAAGCGCCGCGATTCAGGAGGATGTTGACCTGGTCGGTTTAAGCTGCCTTTCCGGGGCGCACCTGTACCTGTTTTCCGAGGTAGTCAGACAGCTGAAGGCCAGCGGTGCCGGCGATATCACCGTCATCGGCGGCGGTATCATTCCGGAGGAAGATATTCCCAGATTAAAGGAAGCCGGCATCAGGCGCGTATTCCTGCCGGGTACCCCGATTGCTGAAATCGTCGACTGGACACGGAAAAACATACGGCCGGAAAGCCGTTCCCATACCTCATCCTGA